aagtacagcttatttgaaaaaaacataataaaaaaataggtcaccgatgagttaaaaaaatatttcaattttaatgcaaaaaaaaatggtatttttgcaccaaagggagataattttgagctttttcaatggtatatacattttaaaagtccatTGGGGCCAAAAgaaatgatttgttttgttgatttttgtaccatattataaagtaacaactaataaagtaataaataaaatttgaaatgaaaaaaaaaaatatttaaatttttcctgaaatttttgtactctcgagcctccttaaaggaTAACTTTTCGTGGTATTTATAAATATCCTATTAGAGGTTTCCCGATTAGCTACCATATCAACCGTAGTACGGACTGGGAGCCgtcattgaacttttgaaattGATTCTCATCAATGCCCTTAATGTCAATGTCTGTGGTCAAAGCATCTTTTATGAATACTAGTAATTATCAAAACTATATGGATGATTTTAAGCTACAACTTGGTATAACTTTCATGTAGATATGTTAACAAACACTATTGTGTgtactcgattatgctttcaacAAACCGTTGCAAGTAACCGTTTCAACTATAATTATTTACAGtttagacccccccccccccccctgaaattGCACCGGAAAATCGGGAAACCTCTAGTGCAACTAATGAAAAatggcgaccatgtctgatgacaacacatacattgtaaatcagcacatatttttttttcagaatatttgaaAAGAATGATTTTAAAAGATTGCCTGTATATCGTTTACAAATCACTGGAGAAACCTTTCcgttcattttttggtacataCATTTGgttgttatttttctcgtttgaattgttttacatttagtcatttggaccttttatagctgactatgaggtatttgctttgctcattgttgaaggaagtACGGTGACCTAAAATtattagtttctgtgtcatttggtatcttgtgaaaggttgtctcattggcaatcataccacatcttccttctTTATATACACCACCAAATCTAGTGCCATATGGtattatccactctcgacagctAAATTTGAGATAATTTCTGGgagagcctcgcgttttaaatttgaaaacttaACTAGTTGACTCGAGTAGATAAATAGCGTAtcacaattgatttttttcttttttctagtctgaatcacctaccctgtatcgcataccccgtatcgcatggctaaacccgtatcgcataccccgtattcGAATGACGTCAACACTAgcgattttcataaaaaaaaaattcaataagaTGTAGAAATGGCTGTAAAAACTGTAAAAGAAAAGGGCAGCTGaaaaaatacaggaaaatcaTAATGTTCTTTTCTTCCTTATATTTTcggacgatttaaaaaaaaagcggATATTGCATGAATCTGATTCTGTAAAattatatgataaacagaataatacatggcaaaatcctgtatcgcatgctgtatcaccactcgACCAATATCAGCCCTCGGGACCTTCGGCCCTCGGGACTGATATTGGTTTCTCGTgatgatacagcatgcgatacggattttgccatgtattattctatatatacagGTTCGCAGAGTTTTTACATCGTCCGttcaaatttaatattgatgagtgtgttataaacaatattttatttggaaCATTTGTAAGAATTGCATGCAGAAAAAAGAGAATAACCATGCATTTTCTgaaattataattgttatttgtaCTCTCCTCAAAACTAGAAAGAAATGCTCAACAAAGCAACTGGTAACAAAGCATCGCATTTTACCTGTTTCTTAGCCTTGTACTTTCCTCGAAACTAAAAAGGAAATCCTCGACAAAGCATCGCATTTTACCTGTTTCTTATAGCCTTTTACAAATAGtttatatttcgagacaatgtatttttatgccccatttatgggcattatgttttctggtctgtgggtccgttagttcgtccgttcgtccgtccgttcgttcgtccgtccagcTTTAGGTtaaggtcaaggtagtttttgatgaagttgaagtccaatcaacttgaaacttagtatacatgttccttatgataggATCTTTCCACTTTTAATGTCAAATCAGAGATTACCCCCCAGTTTCactgtccattgaacatagaaaatgatagtgcagatggggaatccgtgtactatgaacatattcttattttattctataatatttttacGGCCAACTTTTCCGTCAGACAGGGTTTATCTGAACTCTGAATAATTTGATGAATCGGTAATCAAAGTAATGTCCTTAactcaactatatttgatgtatggattgcttgtaaggtgtacatgttatTGTATGCCCGACAGGTCATTTCCATGGTCACAGATACACTATAAACAGTATGCAAAATTGGTGAATGGAATGAATGTAAGGCGTCCGTATAATTGGATTGTCGACAATATTAATTTTGTGTAATGCTCACTGTATAAGCTTTTTATCTAAGCTTTACAATAAAAATTCAACCATCATGAGAAAAGTAGGAGAGATATTTCAACGTTTGCACACTTGTTAACCACGGAGTTGTCAGTTTCTCTTCGACTTGTATGAGTTTTGAATGTACCCCTCATAGTATCTTCCGTctctttttacatttgttttgtacGTAGTACTATTCATGAATATCGAAAATAAAATcatgttgtttttaaaattctGTTCTGTCCTTGGTCTATCGGACGCAAAACAACTCTTCATTCTCCGGCGTGAACAAATACAAGATGCATATTCGTGTACCAGcatgaaaacatatttgtttctaCTTCATTTGTTCGAATATCTTTGTGTCACCACAAAACACAAAAGTGATAACAAATGTACGCTAGGCAGTATATTTAGGTGGCATGCTAATAATTGACCTCTATTTCAGCCTTGCAACATTACAAAGAGAAGCTTTTGACTGAAAATGAGGAACTTTCTTATTCCCATACCTCTAAACTACTTCAACCGCCTCTGACGTCTCCTTATATATCATCTTCGATGGACAGATGGTCAGCTAAATTCTTTTGTCCACCAGGAGATGTTGGTAGACATGCTCATCCAACTAGGTGCGCTCAGTTTTATGATTGCGACAAAACAATGGCTGTTGAATGGTGGGGTCAAAACCTCAGAGAATGTCCATACCCTGAAGTCTTCAATGAGAGCACACACGAATGCGATTCAATTGCAGCTGTACGCTGTAATTCACGCCAACAACCTATGGATCCATGTATGTATAAAACcattaatcaaatatatatagattctaccacggcatcgagtgtgatacgatagaTTTCTGCCAATGAAAGgtgtttgattttcaaatttaaaatttttacaaagtaggtaatttgttaaaaaaaaaagttttttttatatatttcaaacataggtagttttttgtacataatgtaCGTAATGTAAGTGCGATCTTCTAGTATTTTTACATCGAAATATGGTCAGTTTCAATTTGCTTTGTAACTTAATTTCAAAAGTGTTTATCTTTGCTACGTATATCTATCAATTTAGTtgttttttatcattatatttatatgtactgtagtacgccgctagattaaaactgacgaggaaaggtaacacacggccagcgaaagctctttttttgagagcccaggtggtcgtgtggtccagcgggacggctgcagtgcatgcgatttggtgtcacgatatcacagtagcatgggttcgaatcccggcgagggaagaaccaaaaatttgcgaaagcaaatttacaggtctattattgttgggttgatgtttagacgagttgtatatattatatatatatatatctttattctcgtAAACCAAAGTACAATGTTATAGAGACATATACAAATAGattaacattttaaatacaagcctttaataataatcagaacttCTCTGATACACGAATAAAAGGCATGTGTATGAATACAGCCATAGAAAAAAGAAGTAATGAATACAGCAAAAAGAAGTAATGAATACAGCCATAGAAAAAAGAAGTAATGAATACAGCCATAGAAAAAAGAAGTAATGAATACAGCCAtagaaaaaataattgaattttgtacTCAAGGAATTATTGATTTAATATTGTATAATTGTACACAAAGATCCAATAGCCAGCTtggtttataagatattttatgaagaaaattataaaagaaatcttataaagaaaatatatattatatatctcatataatattTAAGATATCTGATAgtttatatgaaatatcttatttcaaaatatataagatttcttatatattatatgatatatcttatctaaaaataaataagatatcttaataaaatatattatatgagatatcttattttAGAATATATAAGGTATCTtgtatgagatatcttataaactatgtGAAATATCTTAAAATctatatcagatatcttataaattgtaTGAGATATCTTGTCTGTttaaaaccactgggtcgatgccactgctggtggagttttaattccccgaagGTGTCACCAGCACAGTAGCCAGCACTTTTGAGTTGATTTGAGTTATCAtttatatgttcataattatatatattcgatgcctctgctggtggactattagtccccgagggtatcaccacccctgtagccagtacttcggtactgtcatgaaaatacggattttttgtgttattaaaatttactgttacaaaatgatagcaattattataaattaaggaatgtatctccctcatgcaaagctctgattcctttcacggatttggctatacttttcggaccttttggattatagctcttcatcttttatataagctttggatttcaaatattttggccatgagcatcactgaagagacatgtattgtcgaaatgcgcatctggtgcaagaaaattggtaccgttaattttattaactgtttacaaacctttcaatttttgaaatacaaaggttgttctacctcagaaatagattaccttggctgtatttgggaaaattttaggaatttgtggtcttcaatgctcttcaacttcgtacttaatttggccttttaacattttttgactcgagcgtcactgatgagtcttttgtggttGAGACGCACGTCTGGCGCAAATGTGGAGTTTCGGTcctggtaactatgatgagttcGTTATTAAgttaatcaaatatatttaaGTTCGAATACGTAGTTTGCCACAAGTATCATGTTCTATGGACCTAAAGATTTGAGATATTACTGACACGACAAACTTATACCTTTTTTGAATAAGTaataatcataattatttggCTCCATCTGTAATGCATTATCGTATATCTATAGTTATTTCATCTTATGAATCATTGAAATGTATTTCATGTCAAGGATTTTAACGATTATAACACGACTGGTTAATATTTCAGGTGATTACTTAAAAAACCAATGTCGATCTGCACACTGCGTGCCATGTCATATTCGGTTTGCTACATGTCGTGGACTACCAGATGGGCTTCATCAGTGGAGAGGTAGAGAGTTAACATCATATTTCATCGTGTGCCAGAGTCAAAGAGTTACCTTTCATGGGCGCTGCCAGTCAACGACTCCTGGTCAATATATGGTATTTAGTCCGATGTTAAAAACGTGTGTTGATATATCAACAGCTTGGACGGCTAGGAAATCAAAACAATATGTGCAACCTAAAAGTGTCGTTAATATAACACAGAAGATAAATATAACAGAAGCTTCATCAATAGACAATTTTGATAATGTCACCTTGTTTAATGTGTCTTCTTCCTTAAAACTACCTCAGGCGATAGAACAACGTCCTTCACTACATTTGACAAATGAAGGACAGCAACATAAGATTGTACAAAATTTGATccatatacaaaaacaacaaatggaAACAGGAAATACACAAAGTCATCACAAAAAGTCTTCAAATTCAGATGTATTGTCACAACAAGATAATTTCCTGCATGATAATATCAACAAACTACAAGAACATACAAAACCACCTGCAACAAAACTTGAACAAAATGTAACTGATCCGGTGTTAAGATTTGCAGATCAATTGGATCCTATCCCACAGAATCAACCACATCAAAATGCAAGAATCCCACCTTCGGTTTTGTATAGCCCAACACAACAGCAAGAATCTACACCAGTTGAAGGAAATGTTTATTCAAAACTGCCTGGAATAAAAATTAATAACTCAGAAAAGACATCATTTCCAATCATCCCATTTTCGTCAATGATACTAATAAAGCTTAAGAGTGAATCTATGAATAGAAATGACATGCTAGCTAATCTTACCAAAGGATATAGTTCAACGCAAGATGCTAATGTCTTACCACCTAAAAGTTTATTGATTACTCCAAATAGTACCGTTAACTCGTATATGAATCTCACAAAATATACACCGGCTCATGATAACAGCTTCGTGCCTTTACAATATACAACTACTATAAACAAGAAAACTGGCACATCAGCAAATGATGTTCCCAACAAAATAGAGCATACTAAAATAAATCCGATTAATATATCAAATGAGAATGGTTATGCAATCAATGACCTGATAAGTATAACGGCAAAATCAAAGTCTGTGCATTCATCGCCATCCATAAATCATATTGAATCTTTGGTTTCAAAACAGAATGAAGTAACAGTCAGTTATGATAAACAGACAGAAAACCAATTGGCGGCATCTACAAAGAAAGAAGTTAAAACGAGCTCTCTAAAACATGTGCATCCTGCTGTATTATCTAGACTTATGTTAGTAAATCACAATATTGACAATAATAAATCAAAAGAAATTAATTcagtaaattttacatttaacgATACAATTGAAAGAGGTGTAAATCCTCACCTGAagcaacaacaaaatataaacaaagctAAAGAGATCAATTTTACGTCTGCATCAAAACAATTATTAATGTTGTTATCTGGCGAACAGAAAACTAATAACCAGAGAATTCCAAAGTTAAAGGTCTTCACTATCACAAAAAGATTAGATTTGAACAACAATACGATGGGCAAACCAATTCACGTGTCTCCAAATAGTCAACCTTTGAATGTTAAAAGAAACAGGTTATCATTAAACCAAGCTGCAATTGAGCAAGGTACTATTGAATCAAATAATAATTATGCAACTAACCAGAATAGCATGTCATCAGCTAGACAAGATACCACTCAACATAGTAATATAACATCAAACCGTCAGCCTGTAGTTGGGAAGAAAAATATATCTCTATATGATAAAGACGTAGTCAATGTGAGTAACATTTCAGTGGTTTTTAAAGCTATTAATATCCACAATAAGATGTCTTTAAGAATAGATGATCAGCAGATAAATGAAAATTCTTCAACAAATACTAGTAGACAAAATACAGATGAACAGGACATGTTATCTAAAAATCAATCAACTGTCAAACCAAGTGATCTACCATCAAATGTTCCAGCAATGGTCAATCAAAGCAATATTCAACCAGATAAAAATGATTGGACACTAAAGCCGAAGTTTTTTTTCGCGGATAAAACCCGAAAAACAGGACGTGTTTTCCAAACATTTTCGGATGTCCCAAGCCAGAAGTACTTATCAAATAAACATGTTTCAGACTTTGAAAATATAGTGTCACGATCACAAAACATTGCGATTGATAGCGCTCCATATATAGCAGAAGCTCATAATGGAAGACAAAATGAAATGCTAAGGCAGAATAAACTTTTACTGAGAGGTACAAATCAAAATCAGCATAATTATATAAGTGAAAAATTCTCAAGGCCAGAATTATCTACGGAcaagacaaaatatttaaacagacaaaaaaaactGAGATTACCTGTTCAGCTCCATCACGATAAACATTTAAAGGGTACCCAAAAGGCAGTGAgtgaaatatattttcaaaacgcGTTATCTAAACATGAAGTTCCAAATACAATTAAACAGATCTACAGTAGAAAAGGTCATAGATATTCTGACTTGATTCAAAGACTCAGTTTTCTTTCAACCAGTGGTCGTGATAGGATGACTGACGTTTCTAGTTCGCCATCAAACccaaaaattttgaaatcaaaatcaTCAAGAAGAAAGCTTCAAGTACAAGGACAACCGCGGCCGGTGACACTTATAGGTACACACTTTTAGGTCGTGTAAAGTATTATCTTAGTTTGAAACAGTTTTAACGCTTTTTGAAATCCGTTGTCAACATTTCTTTCATCTCCTACCTGTACTTGAGAATTTTGTTCAtacaatggtgttttttttagattaaacatGTCTAACGTTATCACATACTTTTTCGGTGCCTTCCGCCTGTGTATTGAAAACCGAAGGAAAATATCCATTTAGAAAAAAGTACAAGTTTGAATTTGAAATGCTACcatagatgaacaaattgtgcTAATCGGTGATGATGCATTTTGTACACCAACTAAAACTGAAAGGTATGCCGGGTAAATTGTACAATTTAAACAGGTCGGGAACACGTtagaatatatttgcatatagTAATTTCCCAAAAAGGAGGTACACATAGCCTGAAAAGACTGACCAATCGACCCAAACTAACTACACTGCATGTTGGGCTACTACAAGTTTATTATCACTTGAAAaacgtggaattagtgggaaaactgTTAATTCTAAAATGACatttctttcgctttgtgaacaaacccatgctctgaatccaataaaatttgttttctcgtgcgtatattgacttcttcagaataatgaactttatcaaattatcatgcacttaatatatttccttaactttaaaacactttcaaactcttaaatggtgcacatgatgttactaattcatttatttaatatgactaatgtgttgcattccgaaattgacatatttgacctagatacgacaaccgttaatgctggctgttcaaactcctccctccAAAAAATCACAGTGTCACCCGTTtacttctttacaaacaaaaaagggaggtttaTGGAAGAGCCTTCACAAACGCCTTTACAATTATacttatcggacatagaaattaccttaattgtcctattcagaatcaaaataattgatgcaaggtATACTTTATtgtcactatcgctcgggcaaaaattatcacgaatataatgcataCCCATggtaaaactacaataaagtatagcttgcatcaattatttcttaactgATATAGTGTCTGCTGGGACtcttataaatgtttttgttcaGCGAATgtgtttaatgtaaaatatatatgtaacataatATTCAATTTgtatgctcagattaaaaaaaaaattgtttactgGCCATTCGATTTTCTTATTTGCCGTTTTCGaacatgttttttttccattgatTCTACGTGAAACAATGAAATTTtcaatgaagtgaccactgtccagtacAAAAATCATTTGAGGTCTTTTAAACCTGTCAAAACGTTTTGAAGAAATGGGTTACACgtctatcaatatatatatagtatgctTAGTTTGGATATTTCATATCCATTCCATAACAATTGGTGctttgaaaaacataaaaacacgGCACTGACAACACTTCTTAATTTCAAGAGGTATTTTTATCGTTAGGCTGCTGTTATATTGACTTACGTGCAAtatctttaattatttaaatcCTCCGTAGCATAGTGTGTACCATGttgaccaatttttttttctaaaacgtacTTTGTATATAGAAGtataatattgattgattgttggttgcttaacgccCGGTGGCAAATTGTAATGAAACATCTATCCATCAAAAACACTATCTAGTAAAGTAAGCAATTATGGGTAACAGGACGACATTCAACGCGGAAAAGTAATCTATAAATGTGTCAGACCGCCAATTCACTCCCTCCAATTAACGTAAAATTAACCCTGCTCCGACAAAAAATAGttcttttgatgtcattgttttctTTAAACAATTATCTTTGCAGAAAAGAAACTTTTGGGTAAAGAAATATagtaagaccattttgagccaaaaaaTTACTTGTCTACAAGTTTGCATTACAAATTGAGGACTCATTCGCTTCATAGTATactacagtcaggattctactatagccagtcaaggtcgttcaaaacttccatttgttgattCTTCTTCGTCacaattatctccccattacgctagttcatttttacaatcgtagaaatgggagccattgtagggatgacgcgctgtcaatttagctcttgaaaaccgataaatttatccacatagcaccattacaatccttatatgtcagttgtattttaaaagacaaatgtatctactagctaatgagcattagttaatgttcttgtctgcattgagtcaacttaaaactattatctgatcggttgtcaggtggaatttttgaaaattcataaacatttaaaacaattctaattaaatatttcgtggaagggcagactaaataTTTTCAGTGATTGAAGACTTCAAACCTTAATTATCACACACACAAACATATGTTTTTTtcgaaaatatgcatttttaccATCCAACTtataagactgtcgtcaagtacttttagtaaaaattagctattcgaacacacctactctgtttttgtgattccaTCGAAAGGTATTTAACTTGatccatatatttcatcttttagtactgtgaatttcttatgttataaagtcaagattcaagattcaaagttttattatccTCAGACACAACAGTGTACAAGAGGtcaatatacatacatacataaatagACGGAATATCTATACAGTAATTACAATACAATTATGATAAACATACGACAACAGGAGCTAACACACAATAAACAATCATGCACGTGATTCTCGTGGCACTTtcatgtatatgttccggaccatatgagtatctggaccatacgcgtatggtcatgaccatatgggtatactcatatggtccgaccatacacgtatggtcggaccatatgagtatatactcgtttggttgtaaacgggccggaccatatgagtatttggaccatataggtattttacAAATATGTACAAGAAACGTTGAAATTGTACAATAAACTTTACCATAAAAAAACACAACCTTGGTAACATGAAAATagattaattttataattcaaaggtTACATGATTATACATAAACACTACATATTGAAGCCACAGTTACACGAGTTAGTTATCATCACTTATTGTGTTCTTGCAAATAGTTTTAGGATGGCATTTGCTACCACACGGTACCATTGCTTTTCTGCATTTGCACGTTCTAGTGGTgcatgatagttatcaaaagtaccaggattataattgtatacgccagacgcgcgtttcgtctacataagactcatcagtgacgctcagatcaaaatagttaaaaagccaaataaatacaaagttgaagagcattgaggataaaaaattcctaaaagttgtgccaaatatggctaaggtaatctactcctggggtaagaaaatccttagtttttcgaaaaattcaaagttttgtaaacagaaaatttataaaaatgaccatataattgatattcatgtcaacaccgaagtgctgactactgggctggtgataccctcggggacaaaacgtccaccagcagtggcatcgacccagtggtgtaaatagttatcaaaagtaccaggattataattgtatacgccagacgcgcgtttcgtctacataagactcatcagtgacgctcagatcaaaatagttaaaaagccaaatacatacaaagttgaagagcattgaggataaaaaattcctaaaagttgtgccaaatatggctaaggtaatctactcctggggtaagaaaatccttagtttttcgaaaaattcaaagttttgtaaacagaaaatttataaatatgaccatataattgatattcatgtcaacaccgaagtgctgactactgggctggtgataccctcggggacgaaacgtccaccagcagtggcatcgacccagtggtgaacCTTTGCAATTACACCGTTTGCTAGCAAGGGAAAAGCTAGCCTTCTTAGCAGCTGCGTGCAGAGATATTGAGGTTGTGGACCACTCTGATGTGTCTACGGTGTTATGCAGAAGATCTAGATCACCAATATCATAATAAGATTGCAATATACCATATTGACAGGACAACTTAAATAAAGTTTGGTCTTTGCCGGTGACGTCATCTACTTTGCATAATAAACGTGGAAAATCACCAGACGCCCTATCAACTACCGGTATACGCACAGTAACAAAACAGCCTTTTACGATATGGGCATTCGATTTTGTCATCTTCTTATTGTACTTACGCATGGTGTTTTGAACAgagtgtttataatttttctccACTATTTGCCTTATTTTGTCATGTGTTGAGTCGACACTTGTCAACGACAATGTTTCTGATACTGTATCAGTTTCTTCTGTCGAAAGATCATGCAGGATTATGCAATCAATATCTGCCTCTATATCAAACTGCCTACGTTTTGCAACAGAATCATGATCCGTCTGTGAGTCATTGTCCGTCTGTGAGTCTATGTCTGTATGTGCGTCATTATCCGTCTGTGAATCATTGTCTATCTGTGAGTCTATGTCTTTCTGTGCGTCAATGTCGTGCTGTGAATCATTGTCCGTCTGTAGGTCTATGTCGGTCTGTGAGTCATTGGAGAGCTGtgtcattgacagtcataccataTGCATATTCTGATTTTTGGAATAACAT
This sequence is a window from Mytilus edulis chromosome 1, xbMytEdul2.2, whole genome shotgun sequence. Protein-coding genes within it:
- the LOC139514062 gene encoding metacaspase-2-like codes for the protein MVLILKTIVFISIFELFKTQTLHSCYNVLGQRFRPDFDDCSKYHLCSPQKDWILDCAPGTTWNQDKNICVTKGSIEDTCSKQTLQHYKEKLLTENEELSYSHTSKLLQPPLTSPYISSSMDRWSAKFFCPPGDVGRHAHPTRCAQFYDCDKTMAVEWWGQNLRECPYPEVFNESTHECDSIAAVRCNSRQQPMDPCDYLKNQCRSAHCVPCHIRFATCRGLPDGLHQWRGRELTSYFIVCQSQRVTFHGRCQSTTPGQYMVFSPMLKTCVDISTAWTARKSKQYVQPKSVVNITQKINITEASSIDNFDNVTLFNVSSSLKLPQAIEQRPSLHLTNEGQQHKIVQNLIHIQKQQMETGNTQSHHKKSSNSDVLSQQDNFLHDNINKLQEHTKPPATKLEQNVTDPVLRFADQLDPIPQNQPHQNARIPPSVLYSPTQQQESTPVEGNVYSKLPGIKINNSEKTSFPIIPFSSMILIKLKSESMNRNDMLANLTKGYSSTQDANVLPPKSLLITPNSTVNSYMNLTKYTPAHDNSFVPLQYTTTINKKTGTSANDVPNKIEHTKINPINISNENGYAINDLISITAKSKSVHSSPSINHIESLVSKQNEVTVSYDKQTENQLAASTKKEVKTSSLKHVHPAVLSRLMLVNHNIDNNKSKEINSVNFTFNDTIERGVNPHLKQQQNINKAKEINFTSASKQLLMLLSGEQKTNNQRIPKLKVFTITKRLDLNNNTMGKPIHVSPNSQPLNVKRNRLSLNQAAIEQGTIESNNNYATNQNSMSSARQDTTQHSNITSNRQPVVGKKNISLYDKDVVNVSNISVVFKAINIHNKMSLRIDDQQINENSSTNTSRQNTDEQDMLSKNQSTVKPSDLPSNVPAMVNQSNIQPDKNDWTLKPKFFFADKTRKTGRVFQTFSDVPSQKYLSNKHVSDFENIVSRSQNIAIDSAPYIAEAHNGRQNEMLRQNKLLLRGTNQNQHNYISEKFSRPELSTDKTKYLNRQKKLRLPVQLHHDKHLKGTQKAVSEIYFQNALSKHEVPNTIKQIYSRKGHRYSDLIQRLSFLSTSGRDRMTDVSSSPSNPKILKSKSSRRKLQVQGQPRPVTLIGTHF